A window of Vidua chalybeata isolate OUT-0048 chromosome 27, bVidCha1 merged haplotype, whole genome shotgun sequence contains these coding sequences:
- the CILP2 gene encoding cartilage intermediate layer protein 2, with the protein MARLARLARLAQLAQLAQPARLLAQLAVLAVLALGAVPPLRPPEPLENDSEPGKAGTAGKPWKATPDLGELDLGTAGEGAQWTSWFDIAQPGGAGGHESLAATRLRFGARACSRPVAIQARSSERALPAAPGPVLRASPGRGFRCLPREQPPGTACANYRVRFLCPRDEVYWSHWSPWSPCSRSACGTRGTQSRARRCRSARAQAPLKELRCQGEASERRPCSAGPCPEPTWTEWGAWGPCSRSCGRSGTRVRRRSCRGAKSPPCPGRATEAQKCPRSPCPGDPPAAPSAVPPLPAGSEPPAGCPGHTLRGTVVTAGGVALPGARVYLEGRPPALLARSDAQGRFTASGLCPGPAANLSAHRDGFAPGLAPIVTNGSGVAVAHLELRRLEKPYMVLHPAARVREAGQDVTFCCKASGTPAPRKYYWYHNGTLLEGSAQRSSGRLALRGLAPEQAGTYHCKASSEAGAIRSAPAQLTVLAQGQQSCRAEPEPSLVELPSECPQDASGSRYYNVGRCPASPCPGGPAEPSGCGGESGRCCGVRRMELRQVPCAGSVLPLKVVAECGCGPCARPRALVQGRVTAADTGEPLRFGHIFLGGSKVGFTGYQGSFTIEVPPDTQRLVARFVDGQQRLVDAVKVLPFDRRGGAVYQEVKMLRKKEPVELDGGRSNAIPLGEAGGREPVGELVLPAGAFLRPSGEVFNGTVKASVTFVDPRDVGTASAASSDLSFANAEGEIVPLRTYGMFAVDFREGDSGAALQAGPVQVRMDAAQVWMPEHLQKMKLWSLNPESGLWEEEGVLRPAGGGRRRREERTFLVGNLEIRERRLFNLDVPEDRRCFVKVRAYSNEKFNPYEQLEGVVVSLINLEPQPGFPSNPRAWGRFDSVVTGPNGACLPAFCDARRPDAYAALVTATLGGEELEAVASSPKLNPNAVGVTQPYLGKLGYRRSDHEDAALKKTAFQINVAKPDPNNVDESNGPVYSYRSLRECEEAPVSANHLRFYRVEVDKYEYNVVPFKESDVTSWTGDYLAWWPNPQEFRACFIKVQLEGPQEYMVRSRNVGGSHPRTRGQLYGLRDSRSVRDPLLDNTSGACVEFKCGGMLFDQSLADRTLVSIVPQGSCRRTAINGLLRDYLSRHPPLADNNHTGAFSMLAPLDPLGHNYGIYTVTDQNPRLAKEIAIGRCFAGTSDGFSREMRAGEGTAVTFECQERPPGRESFFQRLLSAPAEALAEIRREMGRPELRRAPPEVMDFASGAPGPTRRTPGSQRRPGRPRGRP; encoded by the exons ATGGCACGGCTGGCACGGCTGGCacggctggcacagctggcacagctggcacagccggcacggctgctggcacagctggcgGTGCTGGCGGTGCTGGCGCTGGGAGCAG TGCCACCTCTGCGCCCCCCAGAGCCGTTGGAGAACGACTCGGAGCCGGGCAAGGCTGGCACGGCCGGGAAGCCCTGGAAGGCCACGCCCGACCTGGGCGAGCTGGACCTGGGCACGGCAG GTGAAGGTGCCCAGTGGACCTCGTGGTTCGACATCGCCCAGCCGGGGGGTGCCGGTGGCCACGAGAGCCTGGCGGCCACCCGGCTGCGCTTCGGTGCCCGGGCGTGCTCCCGGCCCGTGGCCATCCAGGCCCGCAGCTCCGAGCGggcgctgcccgcggccccgggcccggTGCTCCGGGCCAGCCCCGGGCGCGGCTTCCGCTGCCTGCCCCGGGAGCAGCCGCCGGGCACGGCCTGCGCCAACTACCGCGTGCGCTTCCTGTGCCCGCGGG ATGAGGTTTACTGGTCGCACTGGTCGCCCTGGAGCCCCTGCTCGCGCAGCGCCTGCGGCACCCGGGGCACGCAGAGCCGCGCCCGGCGCTGCCGCAGCGCCCGCGCCCAGGCCCCGCTCAAGGAGCTCCGGTGCCAGGGCGAGGCCAGCGAGCGCCGGCCCTGCAGCGCCGGGCCCTGCCCAG AGCCCACCTGGACGGAATGGGGCGCTTGGGGTCCCTGCTCCCGCAGCTGCGGCCGCTCCGGGACGCGCGTCCGGCGCCGGAGCTGCCGGGGCGCCAAGAGCCCCCCGTGTCCCGGCCGTGCCACCGAGGCGCAGAAATGTCCCCGCTCACCGTGCCCAGGTGACCCCCCCGCTGCCCCCTCCGCCGTGCCCCCGCTGCCCGCGGGCTCCGAGCCCCCCGCGGGCTGCCCCGGGCACACGCTGCGGGGCACGGTGGTGACAGCGGGCGGGGTGGCACTGCCCGGCGCCCGCGTCTACCTGGAGGGCCGCCCGCCCGCGCTGCTGGCCCGCAGCGATGCCCAGGGGCGCTTCACGGCCTCGGGGCTCtgcccgggccccgccgccaACCTCAGCGCCCACCGCGATGGCTTCGCCCCGGGGCTGGCACCCATCGTCACCAACGGCTCGGGCGTGGCCGTGGCGCACCTGGAGCTGCGGCGGCTCG AGAAGCCCTACATGGTGCTGCACCCCGCGGCCAGGGTGCGGGAGGCCGGGCAGGACGTGACCTTCTGCTGCAAAGCCTCGGGCACCCCCGCGCCCCGGAAATATTACTG GTACCACAACGGGACGCTGCTGGAGGGCAGCGCTCAGCGCAGCAGCGGCCGCCTGGCGCTGCGGGGGCTGGCACCGGAGCAGGCTGGCACCTACCACTGCAAAGCCAGCTCCGAGGCGGGCGCCATCCGCTCGGCGCCCGCACAGCTCACCGTGCTGG cccagggccagcagagctgcagggccgAGCCGGAGCCCAGCCTGGTGGAGCTGCCCAGCGAGTGCCCGCAGGATGCCAGCGGCTCCCGCTACTACAACGTGGGGCGCTGCCCGGCCTCGCCGTGCCCGGGCGGCCCCGCGGAGCCCTCGGGGTGCGGGGGGGAGTCGGGGCGCTGCTGCGGCGTGCGGAGGATGGAGCTGCGGCAGGTGCCGTGCGCCGGCTCCGTGCTGCCCCTCAAGGTGGTGGCCGAGTGCGGCTGCGGGCCCTGCGCCCGGCCCCGGGCGCTGGTGCAGGGCCGGGTGACGGCGGCCGACACCGGGGAGCCGCTGCGCTTCGGCCACATCTTCCTGGGGGGCAGCAAGGTGGGCTTCACGGGCTACCAGGGCTCCTTCACCATCGAGGTGCCGCCCGACACGCAGCGCCTGGTCGCTCGCTTCGTGGACGGCCAGCAGCGCTTGGTGGACGCCGTCAAGGTGCTGCCCTTCGACCGGCGCGGAGGAGCCGTGTACCAGGAGGTGAAGATGCTGCGCAAGAAGGAGCCGGTGGAGCTGGACGGCGGCCGGAGCAACGCCATCCCCCTGGGCGAGGCCGGCGGCCGGGAGCCCGTCGGGGAGCTGGTGCTGCCGGCCGGAGCCTTCCTGCGGCCGTCCGGGGAGGTTTTCAACGGCACGGTCAAGGCCAGCGTCACCTTCGTGGACCCCAGGGACGTGGGCACGGCCAGCGCCGCCTCCAGCGACCTGAGCTTCGCCAACGCCGAGGGGGAGATCGTCCCCCTGCGCACCTACGGCATGTTCGCCGTGGATTTCCGCGAGGGCGACAGCGGCGCGGCGCTGCAGGCGGGGCCGGTGCAGGTGAGGATGGACGCGGCGCAGGTGTGGATGCCCGAGCACCTGCAGAAGATGAAGCTGTGGTCCTTGAACCCCGAGAGCGGcctgtgggaggaggagggcgTGCTGCGGCCGGCCGGCGGCGGCcggaggaggagggaggagaggaccTTCCTGGTGGGCAACCTGGAGATCCGCGAGCGGCGCCTCTTCAACCTGGACGTGCCCGAGGACCGCCGCTGCTTCGTCAAGGTCAGGGCCTACAGCAACGAGAAGTTCAACCCCTACGAGCAGCTGGAAGGGGTGGTGGTCAGCCTCATCAACCTGGAGCCGCAGCCCGGCTTCCCCAGCAACCCGCGGGCCTGGGGCCGCTTCGACAGCGTGGTCACCGGCCCCAACGGCGCCTGCCTGCCCGCCTTCTGCGACGCCCGGCGCCCCGACGCCTACGCGGCGCTGGTCACGGCCACGCTGGGCGGCGAGGAGCTGGAAGCCGTGGCCTCCAGCCCCAAGCTCAACCCCAACGCCGTGGGGGTGACGCAGCCCTACCTGGGCAAGCTGGGCTACCGGCGCTCGGACCACGAGGACGCGGCGCTGAAGAAGACGGCGTTCCAGATCAACGTGGCCAAACCCGACCCCAACAACGTGGACGAGAGCAACGGCCCCGTCTACTCCTACCGCAGCCTGCGGGAGTGCGAGGAGGCGCCGGTCAGCGCCAACCACCTGCGCTTCTACCGCGTGGAGGTGGACAAGTACGAGTACAACGTGGTGCCCTTCAAGGAGAGCGACGTCACCTCCTGGACCGGCGACTACCTGGCGTGGTGGCCCAACCCGCAGGAGTTCCGGGCGTGCTTCATCAAGGTGCAGCTGGAGGGGCCGCAGGAGTACATGGTGAGGTCGCGGAACGTCGGGGGCAGCCACCCCCGCACCCGGGGCCAGCTCTACGGGCTGCGGGACAGCCGGAGCGTGCGGGATCCGCTGCTGGACAACACCTCGGGGGCCTGCGTGGAGTTCAAGTGCGGCGGGATGCTCTTCGACCAGAGCCTGGCGGACAGAACCCTGGTGTCCATCGTGCCGCAGGGCAGCTGCCGCCGCACGGCCATCAACGGGCTCCTGCGGGACTACCTGAGCCGCCACCCGCCGCTGGCCGACAACAACCACACCGGGGCCTTCTCCATGCTGGCCCCGCTGGACCCGCTGGGCCACAACTACGGCATCTACACCGTGACGGACCAGAACCCGCGGCTGGCCAAGGAAATCGCCATCGGCCGCTGCTTCGCGGGCACCTCGGACGGCTTCTCGCGGGAGATGAGGGCGGGCGAGGGCACGGCCGTCACCTTCGAGTGCCAGGAGCGGCCGCCGGGCAGGGAGAGCTTCTTCCAGCGCCTGCTGAGCGCCCCGGCCGAGGCGCTGGCCGAGATCCGCAGGGAGATGGGGCGGCCCGAGCTGCGCCGCGCTCCCCCCGAGGTGATGGACTTCGCCTCCGGAGCCCCCGGGCCCACCCGCCGGACCCCCGGCAGCCAGCGGAGACCGGGCCGGCCGCGGGGACGGCCCTGa
- the LOC128800735 gene encoding arf-GAP with GTPase, ANK repeat and PH domain-containing protein 2-like yields the protein MSPRWGTSWWRCGASGRSWPVTKRPCKRRWRGARSRRGGCGGGCRRRWSSSGSCGSAGSAARRDRGSSRTPSGTTRPSWRRCGGGAGTGTEAAGAGVPRAGRAEAPQPPRPPQRAPHRRCRRVPSAGNRGAGPAPEPPARRGSDGGGTRLLIPVIPDPTDPWSNRNP from the exons ATGTCACCGCGCTGGGGGACGAGCTGGTGGCGCTGCGGCGCGAGCGGGCGCAGCTGGCCGGTGACAAAGCGGCCCTGCAAG AGGAGGTGGCGCGGGGCGCGGAGCAGGcgcgggggctgcggcggcggctgcAGGAGGCGCTGGAGCAGCAGCGGGAGCTGCGGGAGCGCCGGGAGCGCTGCGAGGCGCGACAGAGGGAGCTCCAGGACACCCT CCGGGACTACGCGGCCGAGCTGGAGGCGCTGCGGCGgcggggcagggacagggacagaggcagCGGGCGCAGGTGTCCCCCGGGCCG GAAGGGCTGaggccccgcagcccccccggcccccccagcGAGCGCCACATCGCCGGTGTCGCCGTGTCCCCAGCGCCGGGAACCGCGGGGCTGGCCCGGCCCCGGAGCCGCCAGCGCGGCGCGGCAGCGACGGGGGTGGGACACGGCTCCTGATCCCAGTGATCCCCGATCCCACCGATCCCTGGTCCAACCGTAATCCCTGA